A genomic segment from Halobellus litoreus encodes:
- a CDS encoding acyl-CoA thioesterase, giving the protein MFEYEWKCAWGDADPHGIAYYPNLVDAMHRAGEEFMDDRGVAYWDIPEDYGVHLPIVSMDTDFNRPVTVGDVVRITVEPDVGSKSLGMELTGRDDDGNALFTGDERHVCVSKADNEPQELPEAVRDAIDDD; this is encoded by the coding sequence ATGTTCGAGTACGAATGGAAGTGCGCCTGGGGAGACGCCGATCCCCACGGTATCGCCTACTATCCGAACCTCGTCGACGCGATGCACCGCGCCGGGGAGGAGTTTATGGACGACCGCGGAGTGGCTTACTGGGACATTCCGGAGGATTACGGCGTTCACCTGCCGATCGTTTCGATGGACACCGACTTCAACCGCCCCGTGACCGTCGGCGACGTGGTTCGGATCACGGTCGAACCCGACGTGGGATCGAAGAGCCTCGGGATGGAGTTGACGGGGCGCGACGACGACGGAAACGCCCTTTTCACCGGAGACGAGCGCCACGTCTGCGTGTCGAAAGCCGACAACGAACCGCAGGAACTGCCGGAAGCGGTGAGAGACGCCATCGACGACGATTGA
- a CDS encoding NAD(P)-dependent oxidoreductase: protein MTRALIDQDITPTDRLLDHLDDTWETTVGVDGDEDALLDVVDDYDVLLVTSRVPLTRDVIAAADRLKLIGKLGTGIDSVDLDAAREHGVTVTHTPGHNALSVAEHALCLTLACARRLPTAGNLLSEGRWRDEYPLGTRLSGSTVGLVGFGNVGKRVGKLLSGFDVDVLVHDPYVPTIDAELADAEIRPFEALLEGSDFVILSPELTDETRHLIGSSELRRMGNDAVLVNVSRGPVVDESALVEALQSDEIGGAGLDVFEDEPLGSDSPLLTLENVVTTPHVAAMTDECRRGNIDQLAENVTRLFAGEPVLDRYVPVRG from the coding sequence ATGACACGCGCGCTGATCGATCAGGACATCACCCCGACCGACCGACTGCTTGACCACCTCGACGACACCTGGGAGACGACTGTCGGCGTCGACGGCGACGAAGACGCGCTCCTCGACGTCGTCGACGACTACGACGTTCTTCTGGTCACGTCCCGCGTCCCGCTCACTCGCGACGTCATCGCGGCGGCCGATCGGCTCAAACTGATCGGGAAACTCGGAACGGGTATCGATTCTGTCGACCTCGACGCCGCCCGAGAGCACGGAGTCACCGTCACGCACACGCCCGGCCACAACGCGCTGTCTGTCGCCGAACACGCGCTCTGTCTCACGCTCGCGTGCGCCCGCAGGCTTCCGACGGCCGGGAACCTCCTCTCGGAGGGGCGGTGGCGGGACGAGTATCCGCTGGGAACGCGGCTCTCCGGATCGACCGTCGGCCTCGTCGGCTTCGGCAACGTCGGCAAACGGGTCGGCAAGCTCCTCTCGGGGTTCGACGTCGACGTGCTGGTCCACGATCCCTACGTCCCGACTATCGACGCGGAACTCGCCGACGCCGAGATCAGGCCATTCGAGGCTCTCCTCGAGGGGAGCGACTTCGTGATCCTCTCTCCGGAACTGACCGACGAGACGCGGCATCTGATCGGATCGTCCGAACTGCGTCGGATGGGGAACGACGCCGTTCTCGTCAACGTCTCCCGCGGCCCCGTCGTCGACGAGAGCGCCCTCGTCGAAGCGCTTCAGTCGGACGAGATCGGCGGTGCGGGGCTCGACGTTTTCGAGGACGAACCCCTCGGATCCGACTCCCCACTGCTGACGCTCGAAAACGTGGTGACGACCCCGCACGTCGCGGCGATGACCGACGAGTGTCGCCGCGGCAACATCGATCAACTCGCTGAGAACGTCACCCGCCTGTTCGCCGGTGAACCCGTTCTCGACCGCTACGTCCCGGTCAGGGGCTAG
- a CDS encoding methylenetetrahydrofolate reductase, whose amino-acid sequence MASEARSPARGSSPSDLLASPRFELMPFDSFDDEIAHLPDGATITITASPQLELEATIDAAERAAEQGYEVVPHVSARYVRGPEHLAEICERLTAVGIDDIFVPGGDREEPIGEFESAYDMLLALDDLEYEFEEIGITGYPEGHEFIDDETLAEAMKKKAPYATYIATQLCYDPDTILEWIETVRDRGVDLPVEVGIPGVMKYEKLLSISQKVGVGDSVRFLKKTTGIVGFVKQFIGSRGRYRPDELVDGLAPYADDPTYNIRGLHVYTFNQVPDTEAWRTERI is encoded by the coding sequence ATGGCATCTGAGGCGCGCAGTCCGGCTCGGGGATCCTCGCCGTCAGACCTTCTGGCGTCGCCGCGCTTCGAGCTGATGCCGTTCGACAGCTTCGACGACGAGATCGCACACCTCCCGGACGGCGCGACGATCACGATCACCGCCTCGCCGCAGCTGGAGCTCGAGGCGACGATCGACGCGGCCGAGCGAGCCGCAGAGCAGGGCTACGAGGTCGTCCCGCACGTCTCCGCGCGGTACGTCCGCGGTCCCGAGCACCTCGCGGAGATCTGCGAGCGATTGACCGCGGTCGGCATCGACGACATCTTCGTCCCCGGCGGCGACCGCGAGGAACCGATCGGCGAGTTCGAATCCGCCTACGATATGCTCCTCGCGCTCGACGACCTGGAGTACGAGTTCGAGGAGATCGGTATCACGGGCTACCCCGAGGGCCACGAATTCATCGACGACGAGACGCTCGCAGAGGCGATGAAAAAGAAGGCCCCGTACGCGACGTACATCGCCACGCAGCTGTGCTACGACCCCGACACCATCCTCGAATGGATCGAGACGGTTCGCGACCGCGGCGTCGACCTCCCGGTCGAAGTCGGGATTCCGGGCGTGATGAAGTACGAGAAGCTCCTGAGCATCTCCCAGAAGGTCGGCGTCGGTGACTCGGTGCGATTTCTGAAGAAGACGACCGGAATCGTCGGCTTCGTCAAGCAGTTCATCGGGTCCCGCGGTCGATACCGGCCGGACGAACTTGTCGACGGGCTGGCACCGTACGCCGACGATCCGACGTACAACATCCGCGGCCTCCACGTCTACACGTTCAATCAGGTCCCCGACACGGAAGCTTGGCGGACCGAGCGAATATAG
- a CDS encoding IclR family transcriptional regulator: MPTDRTPLTTVARAFEVLDLLWELDGAGPSEIAARLELPDSTAYDYLRSLNQTPFVSRENGEYRLSSYFITIGGKMKYRNRLYQVAKPEMKQVVSETDELVGLTVENDGRALVYHQEEGRQALNLGTYSGATTPLHTVATGKAILAYLPEERIDEIIDERGLEQRTDQTITDPATLKRELEQIREDGYAVDWDEQVIGMGMAAVPIIIDDEILGSFGIVVPTGRIRDSTYREEIVQKLQEMTNKVTINYQYGN, encoded by the coding sequence ATGCCCACTGACCGTACGCCGCTCACCACCGTCGCGCGAGCGTTCGAGGTCCTGGACTTGCTCTGGGAACTGGACGGTGCCGGTCCCTCCGAAATCGCTGCCCGCTTAGAGCTGCCCGACAGCACCGCGTACGATTATCTCCGTTCGCTGAATCAGACGCCGTTCGTCTCCCGGGAGAACGGGGAGTACCGTCTCAGTTCGTACTTCATCACGATCGGCGGGAAGATGAAGTATCGGAACCGACTGTATCAGGTGGCGAAGCCGGAGATGAAACAGGTCGTCTCCGAGACCGACGAGCTGGTCGGTCTGACGGTCGAAAACGACGGCCGAGCGCTGGTGTATCACCAGGAAGAGGGCAGGCAGGCCCTCAACCTCGGGACGTACTCGGGTGCGACGACCCCGCTCCACACCGTCGCCACCGGGAAGGCGATCCTCGCGTACCTCCCGGAGGAGCGGATCGACGAGATCATCGACGAGCGGGGGCTCGAACAGCGGACCGACCAGACGATCACGGACCCGGCGACGCTGAAACGCGAACTCGAACAGATTCGAGAGGACGGTTACGCCGTCGACTGGGACGAACAGGTCATCGGGATGGGGATGGCTGCGGTGCCTATCATCATCGACGACGAGATCCTCGGCTCGTTCGGCATCGTCGTGCCGACGGGCCGCATTCGGGACTCGACGTATCGGGAGGAGATCGTTCAGAAACTGCAGGAGATGACGAACAAGGTCACGATCAACTACCAGTACGGGAACTGA
- a CDS encoding ABC transporter ATP-binding protein, translating into MLSVEGLTKKFDSVVAVDDVDLELRSGEIHGLIGPNGAGKTTTVNLITGELTPTRGTIQFEGEDLVGLSPSTIARRGIGRSFQVVQYFPEMTVRKHLRLAVRESTRTVRSVLDRDADYSEEIQRVAELAHLEDQLDTVARNLPHGQKRFLDIAMVLAMDSKVILFDEPAAGLNESETNEVREILEELRGDYAILIVEHDIDLVRAISDRITVLHNGSVLTTDTPENVVQNSQVKEVYLGE; encoded by the coding sequence ATGCTCTCGGTCGAGGGACTCACGAAGAAGTTCGACTCTGTCGTCGCCGTCGACGACGTCGACCTGGAGCTCCGATCCGGCGAGATCCACGGACTCATCGGTCCCAACGGGGCCGGAAAGACGACGACGGTCAACCTCATCACCGGAGAGCTGACTCCGACGAGGGGCACCATTCAATTCGAGGGCGAGGACCTCGTCGGCCTCTCCCCGTCGACGATCGCACGCCGCGGGATCGGGCGGTCGTTCCAGGTCGTCCAGTACTTTCCCGAGATGACGGTCAGAAAGCACCTCCGTCTCGCCGTCCGCGAGTCGACGCGGACCGTCCGTAGCGTTCTCGACCGCGACGCCGACTACTCGGAGGAGATCCAGCGAGTCGCCGAGCTGGCCCACCTCGAAGACCAACTCGACACGGTCGCGCGGAACCTCCCTCACGGGCAGAAACGATTCCTCGACATCGCGATGGTGCTCGCGATGGACTCGAAGGTCATCCTCTTCGACGAACCCGCGGCCGGGTTGAACGAGTCGGAGACGAACGAGGTCAGGGAGATCCTCGAAGAGCTTCGCGGCGACTACGCGATCTTGATCGTCGAACACGACATCGACCTGGTCAGGGCGATTTCGGACCGGATCACGGTTCTCCACAACGGGTCAGTGCTCACGACCGACACCCCGGAAAACGTCGTTCAGAACTCCCAGGTCAAGGAGGTGTATCTCGGTGAGTGA